A region from the Desulfobotulus mexicanus genome encodes:
- a CDS encoding glycosyltransferase: MRLVIDLQGAQSASRFRGIGRSSMALATGIARQAEGHEVFIVLNGIFSETIESIKKTLQKIIPAQNICVWQATSPVCAAAKDNVWRKESAEYQREAFIANLRPDVLFITSLFEGYADDAVTSVKKLPSPYKTVVLLHDLIPLIYPENYLHTSDRKIFYEEKIEALLKADLLLSVSESSRMEAMEKLDISGDNIVTISSAADPIFKRTETEQTWHILSAHGIDRPFLLYAPGVSDFRKNIEGLIRAFALLPAHIRHKRQLVLASRIPQTVRRPLEKLAAKCGLEHDAIVFTGYVDDENLAGLYSSTELYVFPSIHEGFGLPVLEAMGCGAPVIGSCTSSIPEVIGCGEALFNPHQPEDIARKIKEVLETPALHQRLRKHSATRALCFSWDKTAERAMGAMEKLFRKNPCIIKPEKLSSKRLKLAFVSPLPPAKSGIAAYSTELIPELSRYYDIEPVATQPQPTDLPGWSGTVRTPEWLLQNAEHMDRVLYQFGNSPLHSPMIQLLQQVPGTVVLHDFFLSDLKIFMAENAMLPGSVADELYASHGYPALKQLQQEDVSACKKSWPMNLDILQHARGVMVHSRHAIELAASFYGEKSRENFISLKHLRTPAEKTDRMETRIRLGFSPEDMIVCSFGFINPVKCIDKILNAWFQSSLAERPDCHLIFAGENHGGEYGRTLLKKIKEKGSEKQIRITGWLNEQDYRNYLSIADFAIQLRTSSRGETSGTVLDCMNHGLATIINAHGSMKELPENTVLMLQDVFLEKDLAHAMEMLASNENKRLELGSEAKKHTELHHNPASCALSCQLALESFYNRASTDLHATTKAIACCKTGRATGEDIRKTALSLARNFPPRPREKHLFLDVTATSSRDLKTGIERVTRAIMLELIQSPPPGFRTEPVYLHKEKGDWNYRHARSYTLSLIGHPQKNPNDDIAEIFAEDIILGLDISGEKLIEAEKQGLFKDYRNNGTRIFFIIYDLLPIRLPSCFPPGADSRHHDWLLATARMDGVIAISESVAKDFREWVAEQGEINQDLCIEWFHLGADTENSAPSTGLPENGEQILQSIENTPTFLMVGTLEPRKGHLQTIKAFEKLWEDGINARLVIIGQEGWPDLNRELRRTIPQIVRTIRKHPEINRRLLWLNRVSDTFLNKLYKAAACLIAASEGEGFGLPLIEAARHGLPLMVRDIPVFREIAGDQAFYFHGTEPADLSEAVIRWLELYNKKQHPASHGLEFRTWQSSAGMLKNIIIKESN; this comes from the coding sequence GTGAGACTTGTTATTGATTTGCAGGGCGCACAGTCCGCAAGCCGCTTCAGGGGGATTGGCCGGTCATCCATGGCCCTGGCCACAGGCATTGCACGACAGGCCGAAGGCCATGAAGTCTTTATTGTCCTTAATGGTATATTTTCTGAAACCATTGAAAGTATAAAAAAAACACTCCAAAAAATTATCCCGGCACAGAATATATGCGTATGGCAAGCCACTTCTCCGGTATGCGCCGCTGCAAAGGACAATGTCTGGCGAAAAGAAAGTGCTGAATATCAAAGAGAAGCATTCATTGCCAATCTCAGACCAGATGTACTTTTCATCACAAGCCTCTTTGAAGGATATGCAGATGATGCTGTAACTTCAGTAAAAAAGTTACCATCCCCATACAAAACTGTTGTTCTTCTGCATGACCTCATCCCACTCATTTACCCCGAAAACTATCTGCATACTTCTGACCGGAAAATTTTTTACGAAGAAAAAATCGAGGCACTCCTGAAAGCCGATCTTCTGCTTTCCGTCTCCGAAAGTTCCCGTATGGAAGCCATGGAAAAGCTGGATATTTCCGGCGACAACATCGTCACCATTTCATCGGCAGCTGACCCCATATTCAAACGGACCGAAACTGAACAGACATGGCACATACTCTCAGCCCATGGAATCGACCGCCCCTTTCTGCTTTACGCACCCGGCGTCAGTGATTTCAGAAAAAACATCGAGGGTCTCATCAGGGCCTTTGCCCTGCTCCCGGCCCATATCCGCCATAAACGTCAGCTTGTACTCGCCAGCAGAATCCCCCAAACCGTTCGCAGGCCCCTTGAAAAACTGGCCGCAAAATGTGGGCTGGAACATGATGCCATAGTTTTCACAGGCTATGTTGATGATGAAAATCTGGCAGGACTTTACAGCAGCACAGAGCTTTATGTTTTCCCATCAATACACGAAGGCTTCGGCCTGCCCGTTCTGGAAGCCATGGGTTGCGGCGCACCTGTCATAGGCTCCTGCACCAGCAGCATCCCGGAAGTCATCGGGTGCGGGGAAGCCCTTTTCAACCCGCATCAGCCTGAAGATATTGCCCGTAAAATAAAAGAGGTGCTTGAAACCCCCGCCCTGCACCAGCGTTTAAGGAAGCATTCCGCAACAAGGGCTTTATGTTTTTCATGGGACAAAACCGCAGAACGGGCTATGGGTGCAATGGAAAAACTTTTCCGTAAAAATCCTTGCATAATAAAACCAGAGAAACTGTCTTCAAAACGACTTAAGCTGGCCTTTGTTTCCCCACTGCCACCGGCCAAAAGCGGTATCGCCGCATACAGCACGGAGCTTATTCCGGAACTCAGCCGTTACTACGACATAGAACCCGTGGCCACACAGCCTCAGCCCACAGATCTGCCGGGATGGTCCGGCACTGTAAGAACGCCTGAATGGCTGCTTCAGAATGCAGAACACATGGACAGGGTTCTGTACCAGTTCGGCAACTCCCCCTTGCACAGCCCCATGATACAACTGCTGCAGCAGGTGCCGGGGACTGTGGTTCTTCATGATTTCTTTCTCAGCGACCTGAAGATTTTCATGGCAGAAAACGCCATGCTGCCCGGCTCAGTGGCCGACGAACTCTACGCATCCCACGGGTATCCTGCATTAAAACAACTCCAGCAGGAGGATGTCAGCGCATGTAAAAAAAGCTGGCCCATGAATCTGGACATTCTTCAACATGCAAGGGGAGTGATGGTGCATTCCAGGCACGCCATTGAACTGGCCGCTTCCTTTTACGGAGAAAAAAGCAGAGAAAACTTCATCTCCCTTAAGCACCTGAGAACACCAGCGGAAAAAACAGACCGCATGGAAACAAGAATCCGGCTGGGCTTTTCTCCTGAAGATATGATTGTCTGCTCCTTCGGCTTCATAAATCCAGTAAAATGCATCGACAAAATTCTCAATGCATGGTTCCAGAGTTCCCTGGCAGAAAGACCGGACTGCCACCTCATTTTTGCAGGTGAGAACCACGGAGGAGAATATGGCAGGACACTACTGAAAAAAATAAAAGAAAAAGGATCTGAAAAGCAGATACGCATAACAGGCTGGTTAAATGAGCAGGATTACCGGAATTATCTTTCAATAGCTGACTTTGCCATACAACTCAGAACAAGTTCCAGAGGAGAAACATCCGGAACTGTTCTGGACTGCATGAACCACGGTCTTGCCACCATCATTAATGCCCACGGCAGCATGAAGGAGCTTCCCGAAAATACGGTTCTCATGCTGCAGGATGTTTTTTTGGAAAAAGATCTTGCCCATGCAATGGAAATGCTGGCATCAAACGAAAACAAACGCCTTGAACTGGGATCCGAAGCAAAAAAGCATACAGAACTGCATCACAACCCCGCAAGCTGCGCCCTAAGCTGTCAGCTGGCTTTGGAAAGTTTTTACAACAGGGCATCAACAGATCTCCATGCCACCACCAAAGCCATTGCCTGCTGCAAAACAGGCAGGGCAACAGGTGAAGACATCAGAAAAACCGCCTTATCCCTTGCCCGGAACTTTCCGCCCCGCCCAAGGGAAAAGCATCTTTTTCTGGATGTGACAGCAACCAGCAGCCGTGACCTGAAAACAGGCATAGAACGGGTAACCAGGGCCATAATGCTGGAATTGATCCAGTCACCTCCACCCGGCTTCCGAACTGAACCTGTATATCTGCACAAAGAAAAAGGGGACTGGAACTACCGCCATGCCCGTTCCTATACCCTGAGCCTTATCGGGCACCCTCAGAAAAACCCCAACGATGACATTGCTGAAATTTTTGCTGAAGACATTATTCTGGGGCTGGATATTTCAGGAGAAAAACTCATTGAAGCTGAAAAACAGGGGTTATTTAAAGACTACAGGAACAACGGAACCCGAATTTTTTTTATCATCTATGACCTGCTGCCCATCAGGCTCCCTTCCTGTTTTCCACCGGGCGCAGATTCCCGGCACCATGACTGGCTGCTGGCCACTGCCCGCATGGATGGCGTCATCGCCATATCAGAAAGCGTGGCTAAAGACTTCAGAGAATGGGTTGCAGAACAAGGGGAGATCAATCAGGATCTTTGCATAGAATGGTTTCATCTGGGAGCAGATACGGAAAACTCCGCTCCAAGCACAGGACTGCCTGAAAACGGAGAGCAGATACTGCAGTCCATTGAAAATACCCCCACCTTTCTCATGGTGGGAACGCTGGAACCCCGCAAAGGACATCTGCAGACCATAAAAGCCTTTGAAAAGTTGTGGGAAGATGGCATCAACGCAAGGCTTGTTATTATCGGGCAGGAAGGCTGGCCTGATCTGAACCGGGAACTTCGCCGCACCATTCCCCAAATCGTCCGGACAATCAGAAAGCATCCTGAAATAAACAGAAGACTCCTCTGGCTGAACCGGGTAAGCGACACCTTTCTCAACAAACTTTACAAGGCTGCGGCCTGCCTTATTGCCGCCAGCGAAGGCGAGGGCTTTGGCCTTCCACTCATTGAGGCCGCCCGCCACGGACTCCCCCTTATGGTAAGGGATATCCCGGTTTTCAGAGAAATTGCCGGTGATCAGGCTTTTTATTTCCATGGAACAGAACCTGCTGACTTATCTGAAGCCGTCATCAGGTGGCTGGAACTGTACAACAAAAAGCAGCATCCCGCATCCCATGGGCTGGAATTCCGCACATGGCAAAGCAGCGCCGGGATGCTTAAAAATATTATCATTAAAGAAAGCAACTGA
- a CDS encoding class I SAM-dependent methyltransferase, with protein sequence MKKEKEEKGSDPFFYKAFEERFRGPRELVYERLKVYLPFILPFKDIFSPCKALDLGCGRGEWLELLKNNGFEGRGADTDATMLSICNSRELCVEQKDALDTLSQTPNESMVLVTAFHLAEHLQPDQLLKLFHEASRVLHPGGLLIIETPNPENLRVATRDFYVDLTHRKPLPSHLLEFMAEYEGFAQIKTIGLNENKALHQTETITLQEFFHGASPDYAIIAQKQGESPLMDTVQRTFKESYGIPLDLLAEKFEKRIIKAEQGWSHYNRVVESRSWKITRPIRTGNQKLSRAKTLFSSYRRRAADSLNPRKFFQKQVRQLATFTLSSPLLKKTATAFLNRIPGLEARIRQIIHGTGRPIVQKSAQYLSPRAGAIHQHLKQQIKKHRKAIK encoded by the coding sequence ATGAAAAAAGAAAAGGAAGAAAAGGGGTCTGACCCCTTTTTCTATAAAGCCTTTGAAGAAAGATTCAGGGGACCCCGTGAGCTGGTATATGAAAGACTGAAGGTATATCTGCCCTTTATACTTCCATTCAAGGATATCTTCAGCCCATGCAAGGCTCTGGATCTCGGATGCGGACGGGGTGAATGGCTGGAACTGCTGAAAAACAACGGCTTTGAAGGCAGAGGAGCAGATACCGATGCTACCATGCTGAGCATATGCAACTCAAGAGAACTCTGCGTTGAACAAAAGGATGCCCTTGACACACTTTCACAGACCCCGAATGAAAGCATGGTACTGGTCACGGCCTTCCATCTGGCGGAACACCTGCAACCGGACCAGCTTCTGAAACTTTTCCATGAAGCCAGCCGGGTACTTCATCCAGGCGGACTTCTGATCATTGAAACCCCGAATCCGGAAAATCTGAGGGTCGCCACCCGTGACTTCTATGTAGACCTGACCCACAGAAAACCCCTGCCTTCTCACCTGCTGGAATTCATGGCTGAATATGAAGGTTTTGCACAAATTAAAACCATCGGCCTTAATGAAAACAAGGCTCTCCATCAGACAGAAACCATTACTTTGCAGGAATTTTTCCACGGTGCAAGCCCCGATTACGCCATAATTGCGCAGAAACAGGGTGAAAGCCCGCTTATGGATACAGTACAGCGAACCTTTAAAGAAAGCTACGGTATACCTCTGGATTTACTGGCAGAAAAATTTGAAAAACGAATAATAAAGGCAGAACAGGGGTGGTCACACTACAACAGAGTTGTAGAAAGTCGATCTTGGAAAATAACCCGCCCCATCAGAACCGGCAACCAGAAACTGAGCCGTGCAAAAACCCTTTTCTCCTCATACCGCAGGCGGGCAGCAGATTCTCTTAACCCACGGAAATTTTTTCAAAAACAGGTTCGACAACTTGCGACATTTACCCTTTCCAGCCCCCTGCTCAAAAAAACAGCTACAGCCTTTCTCAACCGGATACCCGGACTTGAAGCCAGAATAAGACAAATTATTCATGGCACAGGAAGACCCATAGTCCAGAAGTCAGCACAATACCTGTCACCAAGGGCCGGAGCAATTCACCAGCACTTGAAACAACAGATTAAAAAACACCGGAAAGCAATTAAGTGA
- a CDS encoding ABC transporter ATP-binding protein, which produces MNHNKTSESFCIHTVNLGKAYKDYSSEWRRIASWMGIRTRPIPEKRVLRNISFRMGQGEAIGIVGQNGAGKSTLLKLISGTLHPSEGHIHISGRISAILELGMGFNPELTGRQNALHTLGLLGFPHKQIMDLLPGIEDFAEINSYFDEPVRTLSSGMQMRIAFGVATCVRPDILIIDEALSVGDAYFQHKSFDRIRKFREAGTSMIIVSHDKNAIQTFCDRAILLDKGNLLMDNTPESVLDYYNALIAEKESCRPRMNYLENKGIQTISGTGEAEVETLDLLDSNGHSTEEIHTGEPVCLRIKVSVKEDIPELVIGYVIKNRLGQDVFGTNTHNLGCSLLNLRAGEKPEYHFYFPANLAPGSYSLALALHRGADHLEYNYEWRNLALMFHVRNTHHPVFSGLTWIPPKVEYAR; this is translated from the coding sequence ATGAACCATAATAAAACAAGCGAATCCTTTTGCATACATACCGTTAATCTTGGCAAGGCCTACAAGGATTATAGCAGTGAATGGCGGCGTATTGCATCATGGATGGGCATCAGAACCCGCCCCATTCCGGAAAAACGAGTCCTGCGCAATATCAGCTTCAGGATGGGACAAGGAGAGGCCATTGGTATTGTCGGCCAGAACGGAGCCGGCAAAAGCACCCTCCTCAAACTCATTTCAGGCACATTGCACCCCAGTGAAGGGCATATACACATTTCCGGACGCATCTCCGCCATACTAGAACTGGGCATGGGATTCAACCCGGAACTTACAGGCAGACAGAATGCCCTGCATACCCTGGGGCTGCTGGGTTTTCCCCATAAACAGATTATGGATCTCCTTCCCGGAATAGAGGACTTTGCTGAAATAAACAGCTATTTTGACGAACCCGTAAGAACCCTATCCAGTGGAATGCAGATGCGCATAGCCTTTGGCGTAGCCACCTGCGTTCGCCCGGATATACTTATTATTGATGAGGCTCTTTCCGTAGGTGATGCCTATTTTCAGCACAAAAGTTTTGACCGTATCCGCAAGTTTCGGGAAGCAGGCACAAGCATGATTATTGTCTCCCATGATAAAAATGCCATCCAGACCTTCTGCGACAGAGCCATACTGCTGGATAAGGGAAATCTTCTGATGGACAATACTCCTGAAAGCGTTCTGGATTATTATAATGCCCTCATTGCTGAAAAAGAAAGCTGCAGGCCAAGGATGAACTACCTGGAGAACAAAGGCATACAAACGATTTCAGGTACGGGTGAGGCAGAGGTGGAAACCCTTGATCTTCTGGACAGCAATGGTCATAGTACCGAAGAAATCCACACGGGGGAACCCGTCTGCCTTCGCATAAAGGTCTCCGTAAAAGAAGATATCCCCGAACTGGTCATAGGATACGTAATAAAAAACCGGCTGGGTCAGGATGTCTTCGGCACCAACACCCACAACCTCGGCTGCAGTCTGCTTAACCTCAGGGCAGGTGAAAAACCAGAGTACCATTTTTATTTTCCGGCAAATCTTGCCCCCGGCTCATACTCACTGGCACTGGCACTGCACCGGGGTGCAGACCATCTGGAATACAACTATGAATGGCGGAATCTGGCTCTGATGTTTCATGTCCGCAACACACACCATCCGGTTTTCAGCGGCCTGACATGGATACCCCCCAAAGTGGAGTATGCACGATGA
- a CDS encoding ABC transporter permease, whose product MEIPPYSKWVPKFPWAYSFFILSSIRNEIKIRFARSRFGGIWLILNPLAQVAIFAFILSAVLSAKLPGIDNRYAYAIYLTAGILAWNLFTEIVNRCLTLFIDNANLMKKVAFPRIVLPLIVMGSAIFNNFLLFMAILFIFAFLGHMPTLYILWLPFLMVLTVLFATGTGLILGILNVFIRDLNQVVPIALQLLFWFTPIVYPAEIIPEKLQPWLHFNPLFTITEAYHSILVYQRAPQTGGILLLCIFTCLTLVAALFLFRKASREMVDVL is encoded by the coding sequence ATGGAAATACCGCCGTATTCAAAATGGGTTCCAAAGTTTCCATGGGCTTACAGCTTTTTTATTCTGTCATCCATCAGAAACGAAATCAAAATCCGGTTTGCAAGAAGTAGATTCGGCGGCATCTGGCTGATTCTGAATCCCCTTGCCCAGGTGGCAATTTTCGCTTTTATTCTTTCCGCCGTGCTTTCCGCCAAACTGCCGGGTATTGACAATCGTTATGCCTACGCCATTTACCTGACAGCCGGCATTCTTGCCTGGAATCTTTTTACTGAAATAGTCAACCGCTGCCTCACCCTTTTTATTGACAACGCCAACCTGATGAAAAAAGTAGCCTTCCCCAGAATAGTGCTGCCTCTGATTGTCATGGGCTCTGCCATATTCAACAATTTTCTTCTGTTTATGGCCATTCTTTTCATATTCGCATTCCTGGGGCATATGCCCACCCTGTATATTTTATGGCTGCCTTTTCTCATGGTACTTACGGTACTTTTTGCCACGGGAACCGGACTTATTCTTGGAATACTCAATGTTTTTATCAGGGATCTGAATCAGGTTGTACCCATTGCCCTCCAGCTTCTATTCTGGTTTACCCCAATTGTGTACCCTGCAGAAATAATACCGGAAAAGCTGCAGCCATGGCTTCATTTCAACCCCCTTTTCACCATTACAGAAGCCTATCACAGCATTCTTGTATATCAACGTGCACCACAGACAGGTGGTATTCTTCTGCTCTGTATTTTTACCTGCCTTACCCTGGTTGCGGCACTTTTTCTCTTCCGCAAAGCCAGCAGGGAAATGGTGGATGTACTATGA
- a CDS encoding DUF6447 family protein, with the protein MVAEENNQKISIDGVDYNLDDLSENAKNQLVNLRVTDQEIERVQRQLAIFQTARATYANALKQAISKN; encoded by the coding sequence ATGGTAGCGGAAGAAAATAATCAGAAAATAAGCATTGACGGCGTTGATTACAATCTCGATGATCTCAGTGAGAATGCAAAAAATCAGCTTGTTAATCTTCGTGTTACGGATCAGGAAATTGAAAGGGTGCAGCGGCAGCTAGCAATTTTTCAGACAGCCCGCGCAACCTATGCCAATGCCCTGAAACAGGCCATCAGTAAAAACTGA